From one Liolophura sinensis isolate JHLJ2023 chromosome 10, CUHK_Ljap_v2, whole genome shotgun sequence genomic stretch:
- the LOC135477242 gene encoding synaptic plasticity regulator PANTS-like: MSAPSESVTGEDKSEYIWLIRPCEMYYEEYADCSSLRGKFYHHYHYGHQVDCSKWKEDHKNCIRYRENPSPEIAMKIVENELERQQKRLENARGNDVWTYRKSPPKEWTRPLPEWTESRSDSLFAKVEAAKDQSITLSSPQSACVIL, translated from the exons atgtcaGCTCCCAGTGAAAGCGTGACTGGGGAGGACAAAAGCGAGTATATATGGCTG atACGTCCCTGTGAGATGTACTATGAAGAGTATGCAGATTGTTCAA GTCTAAGAGGCAAGTTTTACCACCATTATCATTACGGACATCAGGTAGATTGCAGCAAGTGGAAAGAAGATCACAAAAACTGCATCAGATATAGAGAGAATCCGTCTCCAGAAATCGCT ATGAAAATAGTTGAGAACGAATTGGAAAGGCAACAAAAACGACTAGAGAACGCCAGGGGTAATGACGTCTGGACATACCGGAAGTCTCCGCCGAAAGAGTGGACTCGTCCCTTGCCGGAGTGGACCGAGTCTCGTTCTGACTCGCTCTTTGCCAAGGTGGAAGCAGCTAAAGACCAAAGCATCACACTCTCTAGTCCACAGTCGGCATGTGTCATTTTATAA